One Candidatus Acidulodesulfobacterium ferriphilum genomic window, AAGGACGCAAAAAACGGCAAAGAAAATTTTGAAATATGGGATGACTATATAGAATGGAAGGCATATAAAAAAACATTGGAAAAACTTAAAAAAGATGAAAAGGATTTAGCGAGTGGAAATATTAGATTGCCTCAATAAATCAAAATCGATAAAAAGTTATGAAATTTTAGATTTCAAATCATTTGAAAACGGTTTTTATATAAAAATTAAAGCTATTATCATCAATAATACCGAACTATTTATAAAATTAAAGGTGTCAGATTTATTTATTCTCATGCTCCCGACTGCGTTTGACGCGGCCGGTGCCGTTAAGGGTTGTATCGGCCGGGGAAATTTTTACGGGAGTTAGAATGATTTTATTATCGTCTTTTTTAATATCAAAATAATCCACGCCTTGAAATTTTAAAGCTATTTCTTTAGGCAAGGTAATCTGATTTTTAGATGTTTTTTTTGCAAGACAAATAATACACCCAAATCCCGATTTAGAAATTTATCTTCTGGATTACCGCGTAGGCGGGAATCCAGTATTGATAATACTTTGAAGCAGTTTTAAGAGTTTCTATCGGCAATTTTGGGTTATAAGGGGTCGGATTTATCCCACTTCCGCCCGCCCCTCTACCTCACTACATCGTAATGCTCCGGCGGTTTAAAGAAATAACCCCCCATCCATTCCAGCGCAGTCCTGATATAGCCGTTTGTCTCGAACCGCCTCATAGATGTTACAGCGCTTATATCTCCCAAATATTTAAACTTTGCCCCGCTTTTTAACGCAATGCTTATAAACTTAAGGTCTTCTCCCGCAGTCATACTCTCATCGAACCCGCCCGCTTCTTTATAAACATCCCTGTGGCAAAATATCAAAGCCATAGATGTTTTTGAAATTATATGGGCAATATTGTTGCCAAACATAAAAATCCTTGCCTTTAAAGTATTAATATCGGGCAAAAGCCTTGATGTTCCGATAAAATTATTTTTCTCCTTAAAGCCGTCAAGCCGTTTAATAAAACCGTCGTTTAAAAGCGTATCGGCATCTAAAAACAGGAAAACATCGCCCCTCGAAACATTAGCCCCGATATTTCTTGCCTCGGACACCCCGCTGAAATTATCCGAAATAAGATTTACCTTCGGGTATTTGGCAACCGCCCCTTCGGTATTGTCTTCGCCGCATGTAACGACAACCGTAAGTTCGCAGACGGTTTTGCCTTTGCCTTGAAAATCTGCGGGGTTTTCATCTTTTCCTATAAAAATAACGCCGCTCTGACTTAACAGTTTTTCGATAGATATTCCTATGTATTTTTCTTCTTCACGGGCAGGTATAATTATCGAAACCATTAAACCTCCAAATATAAATTTACTTTTTGTAATTCCCACATTATATATTATCAGTCCTTAATCCTTACCACTTTAAGAAACCTCTCGACACTTTCGCCGGTTTTCCAAGGCGGAACGAACCCTTTGAATTTTAACGCTTCTTTTGCGTCTATGTCAAGTTTAAGTTTCCCCTGTTTTACCGAATGAAAGAACCCGACCTTTTCTAAATGGTTTGCCAGATAAACCTGCTCCGTCTGTCCCGGGGTAGGTATAAAAAGGGCATTCCTGTTAATCTCGGCAACATCCATTATGGTTGTATAACCCGACCTTGAAACGACTATCTTTGCCCTGTTCATAAGCTCATCGCGCCTTGCTTTTTCAAGGTATGAATATATAACCGTATTGCCCACGACCTCTTTCGTAAACTTACCCGGCTTTCCAAGCGCAACGGCAATTTTAGAGCCGTTTAAAAGAGGAAGCTGCGAAAACAGCTTTTCTTCAAGTATCGTCCTTGTAGGTTCAGGACCGGAAATGGAAAACAGGTAATCTAAATCCTGTTTGACATCAAGACTCTCAAAATCGGAAAGAATCCCTATATATTCTACTTTTTCCGGTTTAAAATATCTTAAATTATGCGACAAATCCCCCGAAAGCGAGTTTTCGGCATAATCAGGAACGATAATTTTTTCAAACTTGTTTTGCAGATTATGATTATAAAACTCGGTTACCATTTCTGCCGGCGCCAGCCTTAAAGGCGCTATAAACCGCAATTGATGAAAAATAAGATAAGACGGAACCACCCTGGAATACGAGCCAAACCTTGAGTCAGAAATTATCAGATCAACTTTGTTTTCCTTAATCATCCTGTCAACCTCAAGGTTTTCTTCCTTAATAACTTTCATTATCTTTGGGGCTGTTTTCAAAAATCTGAAGGCAAACCCGATTTTATCGGAATATGGGGACGGATAAGGCACCGAAGCGACAAACCTTGCGCCGTCTTTAAGCTCGGACTGTAATAGCGCCAGACTTCTTCCAGAGGTGTAAACTATTACCTCATGGGAATCTTTTACAAGCCGCCTCAAGATGGGAAGAGACCTTGTGGCATGCCCCAAACCCCAGCTGCATAACGAAAATAATATTTTCATATATTATGAATCCTCTTCGCTTTTTTTAAAAAAATGTATGCCGTAATGAGGAACAAGAAAAAAAGAAATGGCGACCATAAGCAAATTTACCGCTCTCATTATAAGGCTGAAGGTAAGACCCAAATCCGACCCCAATCCCAGAATATCAAAAAGACCGACCTGCGACAGCTCATAGGTTCCAGCGGAACCGGGCGCGAGCGGCAGGGCGAATACAAGCATCGAAACCGAAAACACGAGGAGAGTCTTGGAAAAACCCATATTAATGCCAAGAAAGTGAACAAGAAGCCATATTTGAAAAACAAGAATTACAGTCTCCGTAATGCTTAAAAAGAGGCTTAAAAATAGATATTTTGCGCCTTTTACATAAAACAGGTGAAGCTCTTTTTCAAAATCGTTTATATGCTTTAAAATCTTGGATATTAAATTGTTAAGAATTTTAAATCTTGTTAAATATTGCAATATTTTAGTGAAAAACCTGTTGTCTATAATCGGATTAATTAAAAAAACAAGGGTTACTACGCCGACAAATATGCCTGCGATAAATAAAAAAAACCAGATTTCCGGCGGAAGATAGAAATACCTGAAACCGAGTATAAGACCGAGGTAAATGAACAGCAAAAATACCGCAAATTCTATCACCTTAGCCGCGAGGCCCGCCGAAAAGCCCCGTTTAAATTCAAGCCCGCTTCTTTTTTTCAGTATTAACGCCATAATGGCATCGCCGCCGATAAAACCCGCAAATATTCCAGACGGGGCGATGTAATTTGCGCTATAGCCTATAAGTTTTATGTTCGTAAGATTTTTTAAATCAATTTTGGCATCATATACATTTAAGGCGTTATTAAATGAAAGCGCCGAAAAAAATAGCGCGAGATAAGACAGGCAAAATAAAAGTATAAAGTCTATAATACTTAAGTGGCTTATCATCTGCAATATGCTTTTCGGTCCTACGATAAAAATCAAAGCTATAACAAACAATAAGCCAATGGATGTTGAAAGTACGAAAGTTTTAGTCAATAAAAATTAACTCCTTATTTATCCCCGCCTATCCCTCCACCATAAAAGGGGAGGGGAGTTATGAGCGGGCATTGTTTAAAATTTATTTATTAGT contains:
- a CDS encoding flippase-like domain-containing protein — protein: MTKTFVLSTSIGLLFVIALIFIVGPKSILQMISHLSIIDFILLFCLSYLALFFSALSFNNALNVYDAKIDLKNLTNIKLIGYSANYIAPSGIFAGFIGGDAIMALILKKRSGLEFKRGFSAGLAAKVIEFAVFLLFIYLGLILGFRYFYLPPEIWFFLFIAGIFVGVVTLVFLINPIIDNRFFTKILQYLTRFKILNNLISKILKHINDFEKELHLFYVKGAKYLFLSLFLSITETVILVFQIWLLVHFLGINMGFSKTLLVFSVSMLVFALPLAPGSAGTYELSQVGLFDILGLGSDLGLTFSLIMRAVNLLMVAISFFLVPHYGIHFFKKSEEDS
- a CDS encoding glycosyltransferase gives rise to the protein MKILFSLCSWGLGHATRSLPILRRLVKDSHEVIVYTSGRSLALLQSELKDGARFVASVPYPSPYSDKIGFAFRFLKTAPKIMKVIKEENLEVDRMIKENKVDLIISDSRFGSYSRVVPSYLIFHQLRFIAPLRLAPAEMVTEFYNHNLQNKFEKIIVPDYAENSLSGDLSHNLRYFKPEKVEYIGILSDFESLDVKQDLDYLFSISGPEPTRTILEEKLFSQLPLLNGSKIAVALGKPGKFTKEVVGNTVIYSYLEKARRDELMNRAKIVVSRSGYTTIMDVAEINRNALFIPTPGQTEQVYLANHLEKVGFFHSVKQGKLKLDIDAKEALKFKGFVPPWKTGESVERFLKVVRIKD
- a CDS encoding glycosyltransferase, which encodes MVSIIIPAREEEKYIGISIEKLLSQSGVIFIGKDENPADFQGKGKTVCELTVVVTCGEDNTEGAVAKYPKVNLISDNFSGVSEARNIGANVSRGDVFLFLDADTLLNDGFIKRLDGFKEKNNFIGTSRLLPDINTLKARIFMFGNNIAHIISKTSMALIFCHRDVYKEAGGFDESMTAGEDLKFISIALKSGAKFKYLGDISAVTSMRRFETNGYIRTALEWMGGYFFKPPEHYDVVR